The Urbifossiella limnaea nucleotide sequence GCTCGGCCAGATGTTTCAGTCCCCGGCGCATCCGCCACTCCCCCCGCTTGTGGTTGTGGAACCCGACCGCGGTCAGGATTCCCTCGGCGATAACCCGGAGGGCGGCGTTGACCGCCCCCGCGGCGGCAAGCAGCACTCCGATCCGCCCTCGGAACTCGGCGTCCGCCCGACGCTCCAGCGCTCGGGCCTTCGCGGCCCGTCGCTGGACGTGGGTGAGGTTGTCGGCCAGCTCTGCCCCGAACCCGAACTGGTCGTCCGGGCCGAGGTACTCCTTGACTGGCTTCCCGTTCACCCGGCGGTTCCGGTACAGGTAGCGCCGGCCGCCCCGCAATTCCCAACCCATGACGACCTCCAATTGCAGACCCGCGGCGTGTACTACGCGCCCGGCGGGTGCCCCGCTCCGGCGCCCACGCGCGGACGACCCGCCAGCCGGCGGACCACCCGCTCGAACTCCGCTACTGCGAACCGGACAGCGGCAAGGTCGCCGGTGGCGTACGCGCGACACACCATAGCGGCCGCCGCGTTGACTTCTGGGCGGGTGCCGCTCACCCTCAGCCGCTCGACTAGCGTGTCGGCATCGGTCAGCAGGCGGACCGCGGTATCGTTGTCCCGGTCGCCCACGGCCGGAGTGACACCGGTGGCTACCGCGGCGACCAGTCCCGACAGGTGTGTCACGATCGCGGCCTGCTCAGCCGTCGTGAGCGCCGATGCCGGCCGCACGGTCAGCTTCCCCCCGGTCGCGGCGACGGCGAACCCGCGACCTCGGAGGGCGGAGAGCAGGGCGGACGGAGTCATGGGGCAAACACCTCCACGTCGCCCTCAACCACGCCGGCCCCGGTACTCGCCGCCGGGTCTATCTCCCACGTCGCGGAAGCCGGGACACCCGGGATGTTCGGGACGAAGCTCGCGTTCCTCGCGGGGTTCGTCCCGGTTCGGTGTCCCGGGTACGAGACCGCGGTGGCGGACACGGGACACGAGGCTGGGTCGGATTCGACGGGGATCTCGGCCTCCCGTCCCGGGTGTCCCGGTTTCGGGAAGACGATAGCGGCGGCGACGTGCAGGACGCGGCGACGGGAGCCCTCAAGGGTCACCGGGTAGGCGGTCCGATCGCCGTCGGTGCGGAGGAGCACCCCACGGTCAGCGCGTATCAGACTGCTGGTAATGTCAGGACTTCGTCGAGGAACTGTGTATTCATCAGGCAGCGAATCATCTTCCCCCGGATGCTGTCCTTGATGGGATGCCGCTTCAGTAGCGTGACGGCGAACCGCCGGAGCCAACTCAAGTTGTTCGCCAGCACCCGCTCGCGCGTCCGGCTCTCGTCCTCGCGGAACGTCACGTCCAAGACCCAGTGCATCGACTCGATGCCCCAGTGCGCCCGAACCGCCTCCCCGAAGCGTTTGCCGCTCAGGAACCGGCTCAGCATGTAGTACCGCACCTCGTCGCTCTGGGTCCCGTCGGCGTGCGTGGTGACCCGCACCGCCGTGCCGACGGCCTTGACCCACGGCCACTCCGCTCGGGCCGCAAAATCCGGCGGCACCTGGGCCACGAAGTAGAACCGCTCGTCACGCCGGCCGTGCCCACGCTCGTCGGTCTCGTGGCGCCGGCGTTTGCGTGCCTCCAGTTCGCCGTCCAGGTGCTTCTCGACGACCGACCCGATGGCCTCGGCGAGCTTCGGCTGGTTGTCCTTCACGGCGATCACGAAGTCCCCGCCGCCGGCCACGACGTCCCGCGCGACGTCCTTCTGGCACCCCATCGCGTCGATCGTGACCACGGCCCTGGCGAGCTCGATCTGCTTCAGCAGGACGGGGATGGCAGTGATCTCGTTCGACTTCTCCCCGGTCGCGACCTGGCCCAACGCGACCCCGTGCTCGCTCGCCCAGGCGCTGACGACGTGCAGCGGACCCAGCCCGTTGGCCGCATCGTGGGACCGCCGGAGCGTCTTGCCGTCGATGGCGACCAGGCGGCCGGGGCCGCCCCCGGCGGGTGCCAGGGCGTCGGCGATCCACTCCTGGAAGCAGCGCTGGAAAGCCTCGGGCTGGAGGGCGATCAGCACCCGGCGGATGCAATCCCGTGAGGGGACGCCGTTGGGCAGCGTGAGGAACTCGTCGAGCCAATCCCGGCGGTTGGCGGCCCACCGGTGGATGGCGGTCGGGCCGTCGCACCCGCACACCAGGCCGCACACGGCGATCACCACGACGTCAACCAGGAGGTGCTTCCGGTTGCGGACGTGCCGGGGGTCGGACAACGACTCGAAGTAGGAGCCGATGGCTTCGACGTTGACCCTCGTGGTCGCCATGCCGGTGGCCCCTCGGTGAGCGGGGCGGTGCCGGGATGCCCCCGACGGTCGTGTGGCCCGACGGCCCCGGCCCCAGGCCCTGGTGTACGCCGATGCGGCCCCTCGCGCAATGCCCCCCAGATTGCCCAGTTATGCGCGCTGGCCGTGCCTCCAAGCCCCATACCGTCCCGCGCGAACTGGCCCGGGTCGGACGCCCGGGGTGCTGGTTCATCGCGCTGGTCAGTTCCGAATCCAGATCGCGCCGGACCGTTCGGTCGTACCAGGCCGAGTAGGTGTCGTAATCCGGAAACGCCGTGAGTGCGACTTTAACCCGATGGGGCTCGTTCGCGGCGGTGAGGAATTGTTCGCGGAGGAGGCGGAAGGGTGCCTGCCAATCCCGGGACATGCTGGACACCTACGGCACGGGCCGACCGGCGGAGCGAGACCGAGTGGTCGTCGCCCGCCGACTGGCTTGCTGACCATAAGTATACCACCGCCTTGCGAGGCTTGCGTAGGGCACTTTTCCCGTGCAGTCTCGTTACCCGATCTTCGCGGCCACGTTCACGGCGAGTTGCTCGTCCCGCTCCGCGTAAACCTCCGTGGCGCTCATCCGCGTGTGGCCGAGTGCCGCCCCCGCCGCCTCCAGACCGTGGTGTCGGCGGACCTTCGTGGCGTAGCTGTGCCGTAGTTGGTAGGGGTGCCAGTGCGGCACCCCCGCCTTCTCGGCCGCGACGAGGACCGCGTGGGCCAACGCCCGGGCCGTGTACAGTACCGCCGGCTGCCGCTTCGGGCGTGCCTTCTTCCGCGACACCTGCGACGGCTGCACCTTGCTCTTGCGGGCGGCCCGGAGGCGGGCGTGCCGTTCCTCTCCCGCGCGCCGCGGTGAGAAGACGGGCTCGGTCGCGCTCGGTTCCTGGCCCGCCAGGAATGCCGAGAGGACCGCGCGAGCCTTCGGCCCGAACGGGATCACCCGCGGCTTGCCGTGGTGCGCCGTCTTGTGCTTCTCCGGCCGGTACACCCACACCTCGCTGCCGCGGTCGAGTCGGTCGAGCGTCAGCCTGCACGCCTCCGACGGCCGCATCCCGGTGTGCATCATCAGCTCCACAATCACCCGGACGTGGTGCGGCAGGTAGGGTAGCGTCGCCGCGACGACCTCGTCGGCCACCGGCCGGACCGGCTCGCTTTCCCTCGCCTCGGTCCGGCCCCGGCGGAGACCGGCAAGCGTGCGGAGGGCCTCGTAGGTGCTCCCCGGGATCAGCTCCTCGCTCGCCGCCCACCGCAGCACCCGGCGGATGCGGTCCACCTGTCGGTTGACGAGGGACCGGCACCACCCGAGCCCGACCATGTGTTGCCGCACGGCAGCCAGTGCCTTCGGGCCGAACTGCGCGGCCGGAGTCGCCGCGTACAACTCGCGGGCGGGCTTGATCGCCGACTTCATGTTGTCGAGTTCCTTCGTCGGCTTCCCCGCGGCATCGACGTAGTACCGCGTGGCGTGGGTGAGGTACGCGGCCAACACCTCGGCGAGCGTGATGTCGGTCGGGGTGACCGAGGAGTGGGTGGGCGAGGTGGCGATCTCCAACTCCAGCCGGGCCTTCGCGGCGAGTGATTCGGTGCTGCCGTGCTGCCCGGGTAGGAGTTTCTCGTGGCGGACGCCCGCGATATCGGTCCACGTGAGCCGGCCGCGGCCGGACTGCTTGTGGCGGGAATATGTGGGGGTCAGGTTCCGGGGACGGGGCATGGTGCGGTTCCTCGATCCGTTCCGTGGAACGATTCCACGAAACCGTCGTTCGGAAGCCGCACCCGGTCACGCACCGGGGTAAGCAGAAAATGCTTCGGCCAAAGGGACTTTGCTATTCTACCCGGCAGTGGGTCGGGCGGGAGTCGAACCCGCGCTTCCCCGCGTATCAGACGGGGGCCTTACCACTTGGCGACCGACCCACCACACCAGACGGCCGCCGCCGCCAACGGGTTCGCGGTCACGTACACCGCCCGCGTCGTCTTCCCGGTCGCCGGGCCGCCGCTGCCGGGCGGCACGCTCACCGTCGCCGGTGACCGCATCCTCGCCGTCGAGCCGCGCGGCGCCCGCGCCGCCGACGTGGACCTCGGCAACGTCGCGCTGATCCCCGGGCTGGTGAACGCGCACACGCACCTCGACCTGAGCGGCGCCCGCGGCCTCGTCCCGCCGGCCGACGCGGCGCACTTCACCGACTGGCTCCGCGGCGTCATCGCCTACCGCCGCGGCCGCACGCCGGAGCAGGTGCAGGCCGACATTCGGGTCGGCCTCGCCGAGGCGCTGCGGGCCGGCACGACGCTGCTCGGCGACATCGCCGCCGAGGGGGCCAGCTGGGACGCGGTCGCCGCGACGCCGCTGCGGGCGGTGGTGTTCCACGAGCTGATCGGGCTGCCGCACGCCCGGGCGGTGCTCGGGATCGCGACGGCCCGGGGGTGGGTGAGTGGTCGAACTCCGACGCCGCTGTGCCGCCCGGGCCTGAGCCCGCACGCCCCCTACAGCGTCAACGCGCGGCTGCACAAGGAGGCGGTGAATCTGGCGCGCGAGACCCGGTTCCCCGTCGCGGTTCATCTGGCCGAGTCGCCGGCGGAACTCGAGCTGCTCCGCCGCCGCCGCGGGCCGCTCGTCGAATTCCTCAAGCGGGTCGGCGCCTGGGAGCCCGACGGGTTGGCTCACGAGCACGAAGAGTGGTTGGTGCGCCGCCTTCGCCGCGCGCCCGACCTGTACGTCCACGCCAACTACCTGACCCCGACGCGACGACTGCCGCGGAGCGCGACGGTCGTGTACTGCCCCCGCACGCACGCGGCGTTCGGCCACCCGCCGCACCCGGTCCGCGACTTCCTGGCGCGCGGCGTCCGCGTCTGCCTCGGCACCGACAGCCTCGCGTCAAACCCCGACCTCGACCCGCTCGCCGAGGCGCGGTTCGTCCGCGCCCGCCGGCCGGACGTTGCTGCCGACTTGATCCTGAAGATGGTGACGCTGGCCGGCGCGGAGGCGCTCGGCTGGGCCGACGAGGCGGGGAGCCTGGAGGCGGGGAAGTCGGCCGACGCGGTGGCGGTGCCGCTGCCGGACCGCGACGCCGCCGACCCGCACGAGCTGCTGCTGGCC carries:
- a CDS encoding ISAs1 family transposase, whose protein sequence is MATTRVNVEAIGSYFESLSDPRHVRNRKHLLVDVVVIAVCGLVCGCDGPTAIHRWAANRRDWLDEFLTLPNGVPSRDCIRRVLIALQPEAFQRCFQEWIADALAPAGGGPGRLVAIDGKTLRRSHDAANGLGPLHVVSAWASEHGVALGQVATGEKSNEITAIPVLLKQIELARAVVTIDAMGCQKDVARDVVAGGGDFVIAVKDNQPKLAEAIGSVVEKHLDGELEARKRRRHETDERGHGRRDERFYFVAQVPPDFAARAEWPWVKAVGTAVRVTTHADGTQSDEVRYYMLSRFLSGKRFGEAVRAHWGIESMHWVLDVTFREDESRTRERVLANNLSWLRRFAVTLLKRHPIKDSIRGKMIRCLMNTQFLDEVLTLPAV
- a CDS encoding amidohydrolase family protein produces the protein MATDPPHQTAAAANGFAVTYTARVVFPVAGPPLPGGTLTVAGDRILAVEPRGARAADVDLGNVALIPGLVNAHTHLDLSGARGLVPPADAAHFTDWLRGVIAYRRGRTPEQVQADIRVGLAEALRAGTTLLGDIAAEGASWDAVAATPLRAVVFHELIGLPHARAVLGIATARGWVSGRTPTPLCRPGLSPHAPYSVNARLHKEAVNLARETRFPVAVHLAESPAELELLRRRRGPLVEFLKRVGAWEPDGLAHEHEEWLVRRLRRAPDLYVHANYLTPTRRLPRSATVVYCPRTHAAFGHPPHPVRDFLARGVRVCLGTDSLASNPDLDPLAEARFVRARRPDVAADLILKMVTLAGAEALGWADEAGSLEAGKSADAVAVPLPDRDAADPHELLLADHPGARRTLFRGAWRD
- a CDS encoding tyrosine-type recombinase/integrase, whose product is MPRPRNLTPTYSRHKQSGRGRLTWTDIAGVRHEKLLPGQHGSTESLAAKARLELEIATSPTHSSVTPTDITLAEVLAAYLTHATRYYVDAAGKPTKELDNMKSAIKPARELYAATPAAQFGPKALAAVRQHMVGLGWCRSLVNRQVDRIRRVLRWAASEELIPGSTYEALRTLAGLRRGRTEARESEPVRPVADEVVAATLPYLPHHVRVIVELMMHTGMRPSEACRLTLDRLDRGSEVWVYRPEKHKTAHHGKPRVIPFGPKARAVLSAFLAGQEPSATEPVFSPRRAGEERHARLRAARKSKVQPSQVSRKKARPKRQPAVLYTARALAHAVLVAAEKAGVPHWHPYQLRHSYATKVRRHHGLEAAGAALGHTRMSATEVYAERDEQLAVNVAAKIG